A genomic stretch from Bradyrhizobium quebecense includes:
- a CDS encoding gamma carbonic anhydrase family protein codes for MAIYELDGQGPDLPADGSYFIADNAVVIGKVRLKSAASVWFGAVLRGDNEWIEIGEGSNVQDNSTLHVDPGFPLTIGNNVTIGHNAIVHGCTLEDGVLIGMGSIVMNGARIRRGSVVGAGSVITEGKEFPENSLIIGAPARVVRTLDAAQAEALSRPAKSYAIRGPQYKAGLKKIG; via the coding sequence ATGGCGATCTACGAACTCGACGGGCAGGGGCCCGATCTTCCCGCCGACGGCAGCTACTTCATCGCCGACAATGCCGTCGTGATCGGCAAGGTGCGCCTCAAATCCGCGGCGAGCGTCTGGTTCGGCGCCGTGCTGCGCGGCGACAACGAGTGGATCGAGATCGGCGAAGGCTCCAACGTCCAGGACAATTCGACCCTGCATGTCGATCCCGGCTTTCCCCTGACCATCGGCAACAACGTTACGATCGGCCACAATGCGATCGTGCACGGCTGCACGCTGGAAGACGGTGTGCTGATCGGGATGGGATCGATCGTGATGAACGGCGCGCGCATCAGGCGCGGCAGTGTCGTCGGCGCCGGCTCCGTCATCACCGAGGGCAAGGAGTTTCCGGAAAATTCCCTGATCATCGGTGCGCCCGCGCGCGTGGTGCGCACACTTGATGCCGCGCAGGCGGAGGCGTTGTCGCGGCCGGCGAAGTCCTATGCGATCCGGGGACCGCAGTACAAGGCCGGACTGAAGAAGATCGGCTGA
- a CDS encoding DUF6949 family protein: MSPDTLNSLFSLFIGFALAGALASGYQAMAERPAGFGLLQEGVAPRTFAAVPFLVFAAPFIIMRNTLRGARIERRRFEFVMMATVISGFWSLMSGTFFVMTLRAAGVIG, from the coding sequence ATGTCGCCTGATACCTTGAATTCCCTGTTCTCGCTCTTCATCGGCTTCGCGCTCGCCGGCGCATTGGCCAGCGGTTATCAAGCGATGGCGGAGCGTCCGGCCGGCTTCGGCCTGCTGCAGGAGGGCGTGGCGCCGAGGACCTTTGCCGCGGTCCCGTTTCTCGTCTTCGCCGCACCGTTCATCATCATGCGCAACACGCTGCGTGGTGCGCGCATCGAGCGCCGCCGGTTCGAGTTCGTGATGATGGCAACCGTCATCTCCGGCTTCTGGAGCCTGATGTCGGGCACCTTCTTCGTGATGACGCTGCGCGCTGCCGGCGTGATCGGGTGA
- a CDS encoding DUF3126 family protein, giving the protein MDVQEVRKLDAYLKRVFSNPKIRVVPRPKKDDSAEVYIGEEFIGVLFVDDEDDDRSFQFQMAILEEDLGEQG; this is encoded by the coding sequence GTGGACGTTCAGGAAGTCAGGAAGCTCGACGCGTATCTCAAACGCGTGTTCAGCAATCCCAAGATCCGCGTGGTGCCGCGGCCCAAGAAGGACGACTCGGCCGAGGTTTATATCGGCGAGGAGTTCATCGGCGTGCTGTTCGTCGACGACGAGGACGATGATCGCTCGTTCCAGTTCCAGATGGCCATCCTGGAAGAAGATCTGGGCGAGCAGGGCTGA
- the cysE gene encoding serine O-acetyltransferase, with protein sequence MAVHQVNPQGAKLAALDPIWDRIRGEAEDILRREPELASFIYATVLHHERLEDSVVHRIAERLDHAALSGDLIRQTFGEALRDEPDIGNAFRADLVAVYDRDPATSRFIDPLLYFKGFHALQTHRLAHWLYQKGRKDFAFYLQSRSSAVFQTDINPAARIGRGIFLDHATGFVCGETAVIDDDVSILHGVTLGGTGKENEDRHPKIRHGVLIGAGAKILGNIEIGHCARIAAGSVVVKPVPHNVTVAGVPAKIVGEAGCAEPSRTMDQMLNAIGL encoded by the coding sequence ATGGCAGTTCATCAGGTCAATCCGCAGGGGGCAAAGCTGGCGGCGCTCGATCCGATCTGGGATCGAATTCGCGGTGAGGCGGAAGACATCCTGCGGCGCGAGCCGGAGCTCGCATCCTTCATCTATGCGACCGTGCTGCATCATGAGCGCCTGGAAGACTCCGTGGTCCATCGCATTGCCGAGCGGCTCGATCACGCCGCGCTGTCGGGCGACCTGATCCGCCAGACCTTTGGCGAGGCATTGCGCGATGAGCCCGATATCGGCAACGCCTTCCGCGCCGATCTCGTCGCCGTTTATGACCGCGATCCCGCGACCTCGCGCTTCATCGATCCCTTGCTCTACTTCAAGGGCTTCCACGCGCTGCAGACCCATCGTCTCGCGCACTGGCTCTATCAGAAGGGCCGCAAGGATTTTGCCTTCTACTTGCAGAGCCGCTCGTCGGCAGTGTTCCAGACCGACATCAATCCGGCGGCCAGGATCGGCCGCGGCATCTTCCTCGACCATGCCACCGGCTTCGTCTGCGGCGAGACGGCCGTCATCGACGACGATGTCTCGATCCTGCATGGCGTCACGCTCGGCGGCACCGGCAAGGAGAACGAGGATCGCCATCCGAAGATCCGCCACGGCGTGCTGATCGGCGCCGGCGCCAAGATCCTCGGCAATATCGAGATCGGTCATTGCGCGCGGATCGCGGCGGGCTCCGTCGTGGTCAAGCCCGTGCCGCACAACGTCACGGTCGCGGGCGTGCCGGCGAAAATCGTCGGCGAGGCCGGCTGTGCCGAGCCGTCGCGCACCATGGACCAGATGCTCAACGCGATCGGGCTTTGA
- a CDS encoding alpha/beta fold hydrolase — translation MPSFHHGDVEIAYIDEGAGEPIVLVHGFASSKNVNWIYPTWVSELVKAGRRVIALDNRGHGESAKLYDAAQYEIATMASDVIALMDHLGIARADIMGYSLGSRMTAILARENSDRVRSAILGGIGIGLIEGGGPGEAVALALEVPSLDDVTDPVGRTFRAFADQTRSDRRALAACLRGSRRLMTREEAAGMRVPVLIAVGSKDEIAGSASALGRIIPGSQVLDIPNRDHMRAVGDKVYKTGVIDFLSRRK, via the coding sequence ATGCCGAGTTTCCATCACGGCGATGTTGAAATTGCCTATATCGACGAAGGCGCGGGCGAGCCGATCGTGCTCGTGCACGGCTTTGCGTCGAGCAAGAACGTCAACTGGATCTATCCAACCTGGGTGTCGGAGCTCGTCAAGGCCGGCCGTCGCGTCATCGCGCTCGACAATCGCGGCCACGGTGAATCCGCCAAGCTCTACGACGCCGCGCAGTACGAGATCGCGACCATGGCAAGCGACGTGATCGCGCTGATGGATCATCTCGGAATCGCGCGCGCCGACATCATGGGCTATTCGCTGGGCTCGCGGATGACGGCGATCCTGGCGCGTGAGAATTCCGATCGGGTGCGTTCGGCGATCCTCGGCGGCATCGGCATCGGGCTGATCGAGGGCGGCGGTCCCGGCGAGGCCGTCGCGCTGGCGCTGGAGGTGCCGTCGCTCGACGACGTCACCGATCCGGTCGGCCGCACGTTCCGCGCCTTCGCCGATCAGACCCGCTCCGACCGCCGCGCGCTCGCCGCCTGCCTGCGTGGCTCGCGCCGCCTGATGACGCGCGAGGAGGCCGCCGGCATGCGCGTGCCGGTTCTGATCGCGGTCGGCAGCAAGGACGAGATCGCGGGCTCGGCGTCAGCGCTCGGCCGGATCATTCCGGGATCGCAGGTGCTCGACATTCCGAACCGCGACCACATGCGGGCGGTCGGTGACAAGGTCTACAAGACCGGCGTCATCGACTTCCTGTCGCGGCGAAAATAG
- a CDS encoding zinc-finger domain-containing protein produces MSDHVVPHFHNDAGVSVIEIGSQEFMCVGANPPFDHPHVFLDLGNDSEIICPYCSTLYRFASDLAAGEARPPECVLKDKVA; encoded by the coding sequence ATGTCCGACCACGTCGTCCCGCACTTCCATAACGATGCCGGTGTCTCGGTGATCGAGATCGGGTCGCAGGAGTTCATGTGCGTGGGCGCCAACCCTCCGTTCGATCATCCGCACGTGTTCCTCGACCTCGGCAACGACAGCGAGATCATCTGCCCGTATTGCTCGACGCTCTATCGCTTCGCGTCCGACCTCGCGGCCGGCGAAGCGCGGCCGCCGGAATGCGTGCTGAAAGACAAGGTCGCCTGA
- a CDS encoding FAD-dependent monooxygenase, producing the protein MALTRTVIVAGAGIGGLTASLTLASQGFRVVVLEKAERLEEAGAGIQLSPNASRILVELGLKEPLARRAVTPESVNILSTRAGGEIARMPLGRAAEFRAGAPYWVIHRADLQAALQAAVNDHPDIDLRLGCQFEDVTKHAKGLTVVQRRGNARQEELAVALIGADGIWSSVRGHLFPDVQPQFSGLIAWRGTLDATALPREYTAPRVQLWMGPDAHLVAYPISAGRQLNVVAIVSGTWNRPGWSAPGDINEIKGAFATARWPATARMLIGAVDGWRKWALFTLPDIGRWSEGAVTLLGDAAHAMLPFAAQGAGMAIEDAAVLAKALADCTGENTAGIPAALKRYAEMRRGRVLKVQRMARQQGRIYHLSGPLAIARDLAIRAIGPQRMLARQDWIYDWRA; encoded by the coding sequence GTGGCGCTGACGCGAACCGTCATCGTTGCCGGCGCCGGGATCGGAGGACTGACGGCGTCGCTGACCTTGGCGTCACAGGGCTTTCGCGTCGTCGTGCTGGAAAAGGCCGAGCGGCTCGAGGAAGCCGGGGCCGGCATCCAGCTCTCTCCCAATGCCAGCCGCATCCTGGTCGAGCTCGGGCTCAAGGAACCGCTTGCGCGGCGTGCGGTCACGCCGGAATCCGTCAACATCCTGAGCACGCGGGCCGGTGGCGAGATCGCGCGGATGCCGCTCGGCCGGGCCGCCGAGTTCCGCGCCGGTGCCCCCTATTGGGTGATCCACCGCGCCGATCTGCAGGCCGCGTTGCAGGCCGCCGTCAACGACCATCCCGATATCGATCTGCGGCTCGGCTGCCAGTTCGAGGATGTGACCAAGCACGCCAAGGGGCTGACGGTGGTGCAGCGCCGCGGCAACGCACGGCAAGAGGAATTGGCGGTTGCGCTGATCGGCGCGGATGGCATCTGGTCGTCGGTCCGCGGACATTTGTTTCCGGATGTACAACCGCAATTCTCCGGCCTGATCGCCTGGCGCGGCACGCTCGACGCGACCGCCCTGCCGCGTGAATACACCGCGCCGCGCGTGCAGCTGTGGATGGGGCCGGACGCGCATCTCGTGGCCTATCCGATCTCGGCCGGCCGCCAGCTCAACGTGGTTGCGATCGTGTCCGGCACCTGGAACCGGCCGGGCTGGAGCGCGCCCGGCGACATCAACGAGATCAAGGGTGCGTTCGCTACCGCGCGCTGGCCCGCCACGGCGCGGATGCTGATCGGCGCGGTCGATGGCTGGCGCAAATGGGCGCTGTTCACCCTGCCCGACATCGGCCGCTGGAGCGAAGGCGCGGTGACGCTGCTCGGCGACGCCGCGCATGCGATGCTGCCGTTTGCCGCGCAAGGCGCCGGCATGGCGATCGAGGATGCGGCCGTGCTCGCCAAGGCCCTGGCCGACTGCACCGGCGAAAACACTGCAGGCATTCCCGCCGCGTTGAAGCGCTACGCCGAGATGCGGCGCGGGCGCGTGCTGAAGGTGCAGCGCATGGCGAGGCAGCAGGGCCGCATCTATCACTTGAGCGGACCCCTGGCGATCGCCCGCGATCTCGCGATCCGCGCCATCGGTCCGCAGCGCATGCTGGCGCGGCAGGACTGGATCTACGACTGGCGCGCCTGA
- a CDS encoding twin-arginine translocation pathway signal — protein MSVRLPRRPNLSRAAAIVALFASAAGVSGCAQIGDSVPSAFADPAKYDLYDCKQLETERKNLTSRATDQEKLMAKAETGVGGTVVSEMVYRNELISIHAQQRLADQAWRANKCHESPPDTPAAAAPAAPAPGATGPRAPRGLVH, from the coding sequence ATGTCTGTTCGTCTCCCACGCCGCCCAAATCTGTCGCGCGCGGCAGCCATCGTTGCGCTGTTCGCCTCGGCCGCGGGCGTTTCCGGCTGCGCGCAGATCGGCGACAGCGTGCCGTCGGCATTCGCCGATCCCGCCAAATACGATCTGTATGATTGCAAGCAGCTCGAGACCGAGCGCAAGAATCTCACGTCTCGCGCGACGGATCAGGAAAAGTTGATGGCCAAGGCGGAGACCGGCGTCGGCGGTACCGTGGTCTCCGAGATGGTCTATCGCAACGAGCTGATCTCGATCCACGCCCAGCAGAGGCTTGCGGATCAGGCCTGGCGCGCCAACAAGTGCCATGAGAGCCCGCCGGATACGCCGGCGGCGGCCGCACCCGCGGCGCCTGCGCCGGGGGCAACGGGCCCGCGCGCGCCGCGAGGCCTCGTTCACTGA
- a CDS encoding LacI family DNA-binding transcriptional regulator: protein MGSQLVECNRLHEILQSIAMSQGNRYAHFANELSSRNRWVNRAVTTIKQIADAVGVHPSTVSRALDPKKRHLVADDVARRISAQAAALGYQPNRLAANLRLGRSDLVGVLLPDITNPVFAPILGGITEVLSAEGYAPIVADAGNISSQQISFVERLLSQRVDGLILATVSQDDELVGFCIRRGVPVILVNRSEARDRVSSVVSDDEMGMRLAVDHLVDIGHRRIAHIAGPLSTSTGALRRDGFERAMARHGLTGVVREAAGYTREGGALAAAYLVGGPHQVTAIVAANDLLAIGALDALKERHLRCPEDLSLVGHNDMPFMDVVSPPLTTVRIEHREMGRIAARMLIEMLQSRSAEIRHVVLPPELVVRKSTQPAA from the coding sequence GTGGGCTCTCAATTGGTTGAGTGCAATCGTTTGCATGAAATATTGCAATCGATTGCAATGAGTCAAGGGAACCGCTATGCTCATTTCGCAAACGAGCTAAGCAGCAGGAATCGCTGGGTGAATCGAGCCGTCACGACAATCAAGCAGATCGCGGACGCCGTTGGCGTTCACCCTTCGACGGTGTCGCGGGCCCTCGATCCCAAGAAACGGCATTTGGTCGCGGACGACGTCGCCAGGAGGATCTCCGCCCAGGCGGCGGCGCTGGGCTACCAACCGAACCGGCTGGCCGCCAACCTGCGACTGGGGCGATCCGATCTCGTCGGTGTGCTGCTGCCCGACATCACCAATCCGGTGTTCGCTCCGATCCTTGGCGGCATTACGGAGGTTCTCTCTGCGGAAGGCTACGCACCGATCGTCGCGGACGCCGGGAATATATCGTCGCAGCAGATCTCCTTTGTCGAGCGACTGCTCAGCCAGCGGGTCGACGGTCTGATCCTGGCGACGGTTTCGCAGGATGACGAACTCGTCGGTTTCTGTATCCGTCGCGGCGTTCCCGTGATCCTGGTCAACCGATCGGAAGCGCGCGATCGCGTCTCTTCAGTCGTCTCGGACGACGAAATGGGAATGCGCCTCGCCGTCGATCATCTCGTCGATATCGGACACCGCCGCATTGCGCATATCGCAGGGCCGCTGTCGACTTCAACCGGCGCGCTGCGGCGTGACGGCTTCGAGCGCGCGATGGCGCGGCACGGATTGACCGGGGTCGTACGTGAAGCCGCGGGATACACGCGCGAAGGCGGTGCGTTGGCGGCGGCGTATCTCGTCGGTGGGCCGCATCAGGTGACTGCGATCGTTGCCGCGAACGACCTGCTGGCGATCGGTGCCCTTGACGCTCTGAAGGAGCGGCACCTGCGGTGCCCGGAGGATCTCTCGCTCGTCGGTCACAACGACATGCCATTCATGGATGTCGTCTCGCCGCCTCTCACCACCGTGCGCATCGAGCACCGCGAGATGGGGCGGATCGCTGCCAGGATGCTGATCGAAATGCTCCAGAGCAGGTCGGCCGAGATCCGGCACGTCGTACTTCCTCCCGAGTTGGTCGTCAGGAAATCCACGCAACCGGCGGCCTAG
- a CDS encoding dioxygenase, with product MSHGIIEKLEDVTPTVLRAMASTDNARLRTVMEAFVRHLHAFAREVKLSEAEYDLGIDFLNRIGQATHDSHNEGILFADATGFSTLVCLLNNGNAGATETAAALLGPFWRANSPRTENGASIVRSATPGPELFVACEVVDIAGKPLANVEVDVWQSSPVGLYENQDETQADMNLRGKFTTDASGRFSFRSVKPAGYPVPTDGPVGDMLRAQNRHPYRPAHMHFLGFKPGYKTLITQVFVDHDKHLDSDVVFGVTRALVGDYRRHDDGDPPAPGVRAPWYTLNYRFTMENGEAILPKPPIR from the coding sequence ATGTCTCACGGCATTATCGAAAAGCTCGAGGACGTGACGCCGACCGTGTTGCGGGCGATGGCGTCGACCGACAACGCGCGGCTTCGAACGGTGATGGAAGCCTTCGTCAGGCACCTCCATGCCTTCGCCCGCGAGGTGAAACTCAGCGAGGCGGAATACGATCTCGGCATCGATTTTCTGAACCGGATCGGACAGGCCACCCACGACAGCCACAACGAGGGCATCCTCTTCGCGGATGCGACCGGCTTCTCGACGCTGGTCTGCCTGCTGAATAACGGCAACGCCGGTGCGACCGAAACCGCGGCGGCATTGCTGGGCCCGTTCTGGCGGGCCAATTCTCCCCGAACGGAGAACGGAGCATCGATCGTCCGTTCTGCGACACCCGGCCCCGAACTCTTCGTCGCGTGCGAGGTCGTCGACATCGCGGGCAAGCCCCTCGCCAATGTCGAGGTCGACGTCTGGCAATCCTCGCCTGTCGGCCTCTACGAGAACCAGGACGAAACGCAGGCCGACATGAACCTGCGCGGCAAGTTCACCACCGACGCCTCGGGTCGATTCTCATTCAGGTCGGTCAAGCCCGCCGGCTATCCCGTGCCGACGGATGGCCCGGTCGGCGACATGCTGCGCGCCCAGAACAGGCATCCCTACCGGCCGGCTCACATGCACTTCCTGGGCTTCAAGCCCGGCTACAAGACGCTGATCACGCAGGTCTTCGTCGACCACGACAAGCACCTGGACAGCGACGTGGTGTTCGGGGTGACGCGCGCGCTGGTCGGCGATTATCGCCGGCATGACGACGGCGATCCACCGGCGCCCGGGGTCCGCGCTCCCTGGTACACGCTGAACTATCGCTTCACCATGGAAAACGGTGAAGCGATCCTCCCCAAGCCACCGATCAGGTGA
- a CDS encoding SDR family NAD(P)-dependent oxidoreductase: MNQSMKDKVVLVVGGAGSIGAVSAKRFAELGARIAISHRDVPDETAAAATVVQSLPGDGHVALIADVAQTATLKALRAEIERRFGRLDILVNAAGFTKPVPHADLDALDDDLIDRMFAVNWRGQFAAIRTFAPLLKASGDGLIVSISSIAGTNGIGSSIAYCAVKAGIDVMTKSLARVLAPEVRVLAVAPGVVDTGFVPGRGADFNAKTATTTPLKRIATAEDIASAILACATQLGFATGTTFVVDGGRSL, from the coding sequence ATGAACCAATCCATGAAGGACAAGGTCGTGCTCGTCGTCGGCGGCGCCGGCAGCATCGGGGCCGTGTCCGCCAAGCGCTTCGCCGAACTCGGTGCCCGCATCGCCATCAGCCACCGCGACGTTCCGGACGAGACCGCCGCCGCGGCAACCGTGGTGCAATCCCTGCCTGGGGACGGCCACGTCGCGTTGATCGCCGACGTCGCCCAGACCGCAACCCTGAAAGCGCTGCGCGCCGAGATCGAGCGGCGCTTCGGCCGGCTCGATATCCTCGTCAACGCCGCCGGCTTTACCAAGCCGGTGCCTCACGCCGATCTCGACGCGCTGGACGACGACCTGATTGACCGGATGTTCGCGGTCAACTGGCGTGGACAGTTTGCGGCGATCCGCACCTTCGCTCCGCTCCTGAAGGCATCCGGTGACGGCCTCATCGTTTCGATATCATCGATCGCGGGCACCAACGGGATCGGGTCCTCGATTGCCTATTGTGCCGTCAAGGCCGGCATCGACGTCATGACGAAATCGCTCGCCCGCGTGCTCGCCCCCGAGGTGCGGGTGCTCGCGGTCGCCCCCGGCGTGGTCGACACCGGCTTCGTTCCGGGCCGCGGCGCGGACTTCAACGCCAAGACCGCGACGACGACACCGCTGAAGCGGATCGCGACCGCAGAGGACATCGCCTCGGCCATTCTCGCCTGTGCAACCCAACTCGGCTTCGCGACCGGAACGACTTTCGTGGTCGACGGCGGCCGCTCGCTTTGA
- a CDS encoding 3-keto-5-aminohexanoate cleavage protein → MRSPREKVIITCAVTGNLTTPEQTPHLPITPAQIADACLYAADAGAAIVHIHVRDPLTGRPSMLLDHYVDIVERIRARNPALILNITTGPGGRFVPSRDDPKVAAEGTTLMAPEKRVEHIAALRPDICTLDLNTMNSGGEVVINTPANVRRMAKVIADAGVKPEIELFDSGDIALMRDLLADGSLQGPVLCSFVMGVRYGFQPSPETVLYARGLLPSDAEFTAVGIGKAAFTTVAQSYLAGGHVRIGLEDAVYLTRGQLATSNAEMVTKARRIVEDLGGAVATIEDSRRIVGLPSPTKTIKA, encoded by the coding sequence ATGCGATCTCCCCGCGAAAAGGTCATCATCACCTGCGCCGTGACCGGCAACCTGACGACGCCCGAGCAGACCCCCCATCTTCCCATCACGCCCGCACAGATCGCTGACGCCTGTCTCTACGCCGCCGATGCCGGCGCCGCCATCGTCCACATCCACGTTCGAGACCCGCTTACCGGCCGTCCCTCGATGCTGCTCGACCACTATGTCGACATCGTCGAGCGCATTCGCGCGCGCAACCCCGCGTTGATCCTCAACATCACGACCGGACCGGGCGGACGCTTTGTTCCATCGAGGGACGATCCGAAGGTGGCCGCCGAAGGCACGACCCTGATGGCGCCGGAGAAGCGGGTCGAGCACATCGCCGCGCTGCGACCGGACATCTGCACGCTCGATCTCAACACCATGAACTCCGGAGGCGAGGTCGTGATCAATACGCCGGCAAACGTTCGCCGGATGGCGAAAGTGATCGCGGACGCCGGCGTCAAACCGGAGATCGAACTGTTCGATTCCGGCGATATCGCCTTGATGCGCGATCTCTTGGCCGACGGCTCCCTGCAAGGGCCAGTCCTGTGTTCCTTCGTGATGGGCGTTCGTTACGGCTTTCAGCCTTCCCCGGAAACCGTATTGTACGCGCGCGGCCTGCTGCCGTCGGACGCGGAATTCACCGCGGTCGGCATCGGCAAGGCCGCATTCACGACGGTTGCACAATCTTATCTTGCGGGCGGTCACGTACGGATCGGCCTGGAAGATGCAGTCTATCTCACACGCGGCCAGCTCGCGACCTCAAACGCGGAGATGGTCACGAAGGCACGCCGCATCGTCGAGGATCTCGGAGGCGCCGTCGCGACGATCGAGGACAGCAGGCGGATCGTCGGCCTGCCCTCGCCCACAAAGACAATCAAGGCTTAG
- a CDS encoding quinone oxidoreductase family protein produces MNAITRSGTDVVVEATCVRLNAKAANAAAIAPSIEKHSLTRQPHEVVVAVEAAGVNPSDVKAATGLMPYAVFPRTPGRDFSGRVVEGPDALIGKAVFGSSGDLGIRRDGTHASHVVVEAAALVEKPDGISMDEAAGIGVPFVTAIEGFRRAGAPRPGEHVLVMGVNGKVGQAAVQLATWQGARVIGVVRKDEPYEGHANAPIQIINSSATDVAGRVRELTDGHGADIVFNTVGDPYFDDAHHSLAKAGRQILIATTDQTVKFNILEFYRGRHTYLGVDTLAFSTIESAELLRSVLSGFAGGFLRPYPIIPSSIYPLAETKAAYTAVIGSSRNRVVLRPGA; encoded by the coding sequence ATGAATGCCATCACCAGATCGGGGACCGATGTCGTCGTCGAGGCGACCTGCGTGCGGCTCAATGCCAAAGCTGCCAATGCGGCGGCGATCGCGCCGTCCATCGAGAAACATTCGCTCACGCGGCAACCGCACGAAGTCGTGGTTGCGGTCGAAGCCGCGGGCGTCAACCCGTCGGACGTCAAGGCCGCCACGGGATTGATGCCGTATGCGGTGTTCCCAAGAACCCCGGGCCGTGATTTTTCCGGGCGGGTGGTCGAAGGGCCGGACGCATTGATCGGAAAAGCTGTGTTCGGTTCGTCCGGCGACCTCGGAATCCGCCGTGACGGTACGCACGCCAGCCATGTCGTCGTCGAGGCCGCGGCCCTGGTCGAAAAGCCGGACGGAATTTCAATGGATGAGGCTGCAGGGATCGGCGTACCGTTCGTGACAGCCATCGAAGGCTTTCGACGAGCCGGCGCGCCGAGACCCGGCGAACATGTCCTCGTCATGGGCGTCAACGGCAAGGTCGGGCAGGCTGCGGTCCAGCTTGCGACCTGGCAAGGCGCCAGGGTGATCGGCGTGGTGCGCAAGGACGAACCCTACGAAGGCCACGCCAACGCCCCGATCCAGATCATCAATTCCTCGGCGACCGACGTCGCGGGACGCGTGCGCGAACTGACCGACGGCCACGGAGCCGATATCGTCTTCAACACGGTCGGTGACCCCTACTTCGACGATGCGCACCATTCGCTTGCCAAGGCCGGGCGGCAGATCCTGATCGCCACGACCGACCAGACGGTCAAATTCAACATCCTGGAATTCTATCGCGGACGGCACACTTATCTCGGCGTCGACACGCTTGCGTTTTCTACGATCGAAAGCGCAGAGCTGCTGCGCAGCGTGCTATCTGGGTTCGCCGGCGGCTTCCTGCGCCCCTATCCGATCATCCCGTCCTCGATCTACCCGCTTGCTGAGACGAAGGCGGCCTACACCGCCGTGATCGGATCATCGCGCAACCGCGTCGTACTGCGACCGGGAGCCTGA
- a CDS encoding alpha/beta hydrolase, translating to MSVATKLFAAAASLGLATATIPAAQAQSAPIKSIVLVHGGFVDGSGWEGVYKILKKDGYKVSIVQNPTTTLADDVAVTKRAIAAADGNVILVGHSYGGVVVTEAGTDPKVAGLVYITAFAPDQGESVGKLIANPPPGAPVPPILPPKDGFLSLDHAKFAAAFAADVKPEVAAFMADSQVPWGVAALNGEVSAPAWKSKPSWYLVATNDKMIPVDAQRMMAKRAGAKTVDQAGSHAVYVSKPEAVAKVIEQAAKGVGDKQK from the coding sequence ATGTCTGTTGCCACCAAATTGTTCGCCGCCGCAGCATCGCTGGGCCTCGCCACCGCGACGATCCCCGCGGCCCAGGCCCAGTCCGCCCCGATCAAATCAATCGTCCTCGTCCACGGCGGTTTCGTCGACGGTTCGGGATGGGAAGGCGTCTACAAGATCCTGAAGAAGGACGGCTACAAGGTCAGCATCGTCCAGAACCCGACCACCACGCTGGCGGACGACGTCGCCGTCACCAAGCGCGCCATCGCCGCCGCCGACGGCAATGTCATTCTGGTCGGTCATTCCTATGGTGGCGTCGTCGTCACCGAGGCGGGCACCGATCCGAAGGTCGCGGGGCTGGTCTACATCACGGCGTTCGCGCCCGACCAGGGCGAATCCGTCGGCAAGCTGATCGCCAATCCTCCTCCCGGCGCGCCTGTGCCGCCGATCCTGCCGCCGAAGGACGGCTTCCTGTCGCTCGATCACGCGAAGTTCGCCGCCGCGTTCGCAGCCGATGTGAAGCCCGAAGTCGCGGCATTCATGGCTGACTCGCAGGTGCCCTGGGGTGTCGCCGCCTTGAATGGCGAGGTGAGCGCGCCGGCCTGGAAGAGCAAGCCGAGCTGGTACCTGGTGGCGACCAACGACAAGATGATCCCGGTCGATGCGCAGCGGATGATGGCCAAGCGCGCCGGTGCCAAGACCGTCGATCAGGCCGGCAGCCACGCCGTGTATGTCTCGAAGCCGGAGGCAGTGGCAAAGGTCATCGAGCAAGCCGCCAAGGGCGTCGGCGACAAGCAGAAGTAA